In a single window of the Nicotiana tomentosiformis chromosome 10, ASM39032v3, whole genome shotgun sequence genome:
- the LOC138900011 gene encoding uncharacterized protein, whose protein sequence is MVADALSRKAKSLGSLAYLPTAKRPLALDVQALANQFVRLDVSDPSHVLASMVSRCSLYDYNRERQYEDPYLLVLKDTVQHGNAKEVSIGDDSVFHMKGRLCMPNVDGLR, encoded by the coding sequence atggtggccgatgccttgagtcgaaaggcgaagagcttgggcagtttggcatatctaCCGACAGCAAAGAGGCCACTAGCcctagatgttcaggctttggccaaccagtttgttagattggatgtttcggatccTAGCCATGTTCTTGCTAGCATGGTTTCTCGGTGTTCCTTATACGATTATAacagagagcgtcaatatgaagacccctatttgcttgtccttaaggatacagtacAGCACGgcaatgccaaggaggtttctatcggagATGACAGTGTGTTTCATATGAAAGGCCGGTTATgcatgcctaatgtggatgggttgcgttaG